One genomic window of Deltaproteobacteria bacterium includes the following:
- a CDS encoding rhodanese-like domain-containing protein: protein MFRWRRALDRRASAITLLPMRILRRTLFAALVLLFAGTARADSAKEEGFGDLTIDQVADLIAKKDADIFDNNGKDVYAKGHVPTAKWVDFKAVKESDLPKDKSRKLVFYCANTH, encoded by the coding sequence ATGTTTCGATGGAGAAGAGCGCTTGACCGGCGGGCGAGCGCGATTACCCTCCTTCCCATGAGAATCCTGCGCAGGACCCTGTTCGCCGCTCTCGTGCTGCTGTTCGCGGGAACGGCGCGCGCCGACTCGGCCAAGGAAGAGGGCTTCGGCGATCTGACCATCGATCAGGTCGCCGATCTCATCGCCAAGAAGGACGCGGACATCTTCGACAACAACGGCAAGGACGTGTACGCCAAGGGACACGTCCCCACCGCGAAGTGGGTCGACTTCAAGGCGGTGAAGGAGAGCGATCTCCCCAAGGACAAGTCGCGCAAGCTCGTGTTCTATTGCGCGAACACGCATTGA
- a CDS encoding GNAT family N-acetyltransferase gives MIEVRLARSAKDVEQCLRLRWTVFVEEQGVRPSLELDGLDSDAVHALAVLDGVACGAGRLIFVAPGIARIQRMAVIDDARGRGVGKALLAFLEDEARRRGATKLTLWAQVQAQAFYEKAGYTASGAVQDGTAIPHVSMEKSA, from the coding sequence ATGATCGAGGTTCGACTCGCGCGGAGCGCGAAGGACGTCGAGCAGTGCCTGAGGCTGCGCTGGACGGTGTTCGTGGAAGAGCAGGGCGTGCGGCCGAGCCTCGAGTTGGACGGGCTTGACTCCGACGCTGTGCATGCGCTGGCGGTGCTCGATGGGGTTGCGTGCGGCGCCGGCAGGTTGATCTTCGTTGCCCCCGGGATTGCCAGGATTCAACGGATGGCCGTCATCGATGACGCTCGCGGGCGCGGCGTCGGGAAGGCGCTCCTCGCGTTTCTCGAGGACGAGGCGCGTCGACGCGGAGCAACAAAGCTGACCCTCTGGGCACAGGTACAGGCACAAGCCTTTTACGAGAAGGCTGGGTATACCGCCTCCGGCGCGGTGCAAGACGGTACCGCCATTCCCCATGTTTCGATGGAGAAGAGCGCTTGA